A genomic region of Thermus hydrothermalis contains the following coding sequences:
- a CDS encoding ATP-binding protein, translated as MTWAELLERLAQGQDERTLFLPPDLSPEELARYAAGLANHKGGTLFLGVGPDGKVLGASDIHPLQVTHALFELTQGLLLPYVEAVEGPGGRVLALHVPQSPAAIAVGAGRVPFWDGRRLTELRMGQALPEPDFTAQVLPAASLSDLDPVEVLRLRRILEERGSALAALPDLELLFALGLLERVEGEARPTVAGLLLAGTPLALRRLLPQAEVSYYFHEDEEGYTFREDLLRPIPALLERLRDLIQARNRVRYLTVGLFRLEVWDFDQEVYREALLNALVHRDWQSRDAIQVHHHRDRLEISNPGGFPPGITPENVLRHPPKRRNPRLAEALYRLGYVERAGSGVDKMYRLLLKYGKEPPEYRLYPEALTLVLYNPELDEGFVRELAEAQERFGAFSLDHLIAVGYLRRVEEATLAELSRALQLPEEASRKVLSRMERMGLVRREGGRYRLAQRDSLAERVLAFLETPRSRREVEALLGLRPRAALALLNRLLREGRAERVGRGAATRYRRR; from the coding sequence GTGACGTGGGCGGAGCTATTGGAGCGCCTGGCCCAGGGGCAGGACGAGCGCACCCTTTTCCTGCCCCCCGACCTTTCGCCGGAAGAGCTGGCCCGCTACGCCGCCGGCCTCGCCAACCACAAGGGCGGAACCCTCTTCCTGGGGGTGGGCCCGGACGGGAAGGTGCTCGGGGCCTCGGACATCCATCCCCTCCAGGTCACCCACGCCCTTTTTGAGCTCACCCAAGGCCTGCTTTTGCCCTACGTGGAGGCGGTGGAGGGGCCTGGGGGAAGGGTGTTGGCCCTCCACGTGCCGCAAAGCCCCGCGGCCATCGCCGTGGGGGCGGGGCGGGTGCCCTTTTGGGACGGGAGGCGCCTTACCGAGCTCCGCATGGGCCAGGCGTTGCCCGAACCCGACTTCACCGCCCAGGTCCTGCCGGCGGCGAGCCTTTCCGACCTGGACCCGGTGGAGGTCTTGCGCCTAAGGCGCATCCTGGAGGAACGGGGAAGCGCCTTGGCTGCCCTTCCCGATTTGGAGCTCCTTTTTGCCCTGGGACTCTTGGAGCGGGTGGAAGGGGAGGCCCGGCCCACGGTGGCGGGGCTTCTCCTGGCGGGTACCCCCTTGGCCTTAAGGCGGCTTCTGCCCCAGGCGGAGGTGAGCTACTACTTCCACGAGGACGAGGAGGGGTACACCTTCCGGGAGGACCTTCTAAGGCCCATTCCCGCCCTTTTGGAGCGGCTTCGGGACCTCATCCAGGCCCGGAACCGGGTGCGCTACCTCACGGTGGGGCTGTTCCGCCTCGAGGTCTGGGACTTTGACCAGGAGGTCTACCGGGAAGCCCTCCTAAACGCCCTGGTCCACCGGGACTGGCAGAGCAGGGACGCCATCCAGGTCCACCACCATCGGGACCGGTTGGAGATTTCCAACCCTGGGGGCTTTCCCCCGGGCATCACCCCGGAGAACGTCCTCCGCCACCCGCCCAAGCGGCGCAACCCCCGCCTGGCCGAGGCCCTGTACCGCCTGGGTTACGTGGAGCGGGCGGGAAGCGGGGTGGACAAGATGTACCGCCTCCTCCTCAAGTACGGCAAAGAGCCCCCGGAGTACCGGCTTTACCCCGAGGCCCTGACCCTGGTCCTCTACAACCCCGAGCTGGACGAGGGCTTCGTGCGGGAATTGGCCGAGGCCCAGGAGCGTTTTGGGGCCTTTAGCCTGGACCACCTCATCGCCGTGGGCTACCTGCGGAGGGTGGAAGAGGCTACCCTGGCGGAGCTTTCCCGGGCCTTGCAGCTTCCCGAGGAGGCGAGCAGGAAGGTCCTTTCCCGTATGGAGCGCATGGGTCTGGTGCGGAGGGAAGGGGGCAGGTACCGGCTAGCCCAGCGGGATTCCTTGGCCGAGCGGGTCCTGGCTTTCTTGGAAACCCCCCGGTCCAGGCGGGAGGTGGAGGCCCTTTTGGGCCTGCGCCCCAGAGCCGCCTTGGCCCTGTTGAACCGGCTCCTTCGCGAGGGGCGGGCGGAGCGGGTGGGCCGGGGAGCGGCCACCCGGTACCGGAGGCGGTGA
- a CDS encoding ammonium transporter → MQRQKTLWGLTAVGLSGLALADGVDGAATAWMLVSTALVLLMTPALAFFYGGLVRSKNALNTMMMSFTALGFVGVGWALLGYSLAFAEGNPWLGGLGHALLRGVGLEAKGEIPHLLFMAFQGTFAIITAALLTGGLVERMRFPALLLFLTLWGLFVYAPLAHWVWGGGFLGALGALDFAGGTVVHINAGIAALVGALVLGPRKDYGRQAILPHSVPFVLLGAALLWFGWFGFNGGSALASGEVAALAFVNTLLAPAATLAVWVLLDLLRTGKATAVGLATAIVVGLVAITPAAGFVSPLSALVLGAVSAFPSYFFLLYRPRTRLDDSLDVFGAHGLAGITGALLTGLLAEKAWNGVADGLLFGNPAQLGVQALAVLAAVAYSALGTFVLLKLVALLTPLRAGPKEEGLGLDVTQHGEEAYASGEGAILVLPEASPPALKPLGGEA, encoded by the coding sequence ATGCAGCGGCAGAAAACCCTTTGGGGACTAACGGCGGTAGGGCTTTCGGGCTTGGCCTTGGCGGATGGAGTAGACGGGGCGGCCACGGCGTGGATGCTGGTGTCCACGGCCCTGGTGCTCCTCATGACCCCAGCCTTGGCCTTTTTCTACGGGGGGCTCGTGCGCTCCAAGAACGCCTTGAACACCATGATGATGAGCTTCACCGCCTTGGGCTTCGTGGGGGTGGGCTGGGCCCTTTTGGGGTATAGCCTCGCCTTCGCCGAAGGAAACCCTTGGCTTGGGGGCCTGGGCCACGCCCTTTTGCGGGGGGTGGGTCTGGAGGCCAAAGGAGAGATCCCCCACCTCCTCTTCATGGCCTTCCAGGGCACCTTCGCCATCATCACCGCCGCCCTCCTCACCGGAGGCCTGGTGGAGCGGATGCGCTTTCCCGCCCTCCTTCTCTTCCTCACCCTTTGGGGGCTCTTCGTCTACGCGCCCCTGGCGCACTGGGTCTGGGGTGGGGGGTTCCTGGGGGCTTTAGGAGCCCTGGACTTCGCCGGCGGCACCGTGGTCCACATCAATGCCGGCATCGCGGCCCTGGTGGGGGCCTTGGTCCTCGGCCCCCGCAAGGACTATGGCCGCCAGGCTATCCTGCCCCACAGCGTGCCCTTCGTCCTCCTGGGGGCGGCCCTTCTCTGGTTCGGTTGGTTCGGCTTCAACGGGGGGAGCGCCCTGGCCTCCGGGGAGGTGGCGGCCTTGGCCTTTGTGAACACCCTCCTGGCCCCAGCGGCCACCCTGGCGGTCTGGGTCCTCTTGGACCTCCTCCGCACCGGAAAGGCCACGGCGGTGGGCCTGGCTACGGCCATCGTGGTGGGCCTGGTGGCCATCACCCCGGCGGCGGGCTTCGTTTCGCCCCTTTCCGCCCTGGTCCTGGGGGCGGTTTCCGCCTTCCCCAGCTACTTCTTCCTCCTCTACCGGCCAAGGACGCGCCTAGACGACTCCCTGGACGTCTTCGGAGCCCACGGCCTCGCCGGGATTACCGGAGCCCTTCTCACCGGGCTCCTGGCGGAAAAGGCCTGGAACGGGGTGGCGGATGGCCTCCTTTTCGGCAACCCGGCCCAGCTTGGGGTCCAGGCCCTGGCGGTCCTGGCGGCGGTGGCCTACTCCGCCTTGGGCACCTTTGTCCTCCTAAAGCTCGTCGCCCTCCTCACCCCCTTGCGGGCAGGCCCCAAGGAGGAGGGCCTGGGCTTGGACGTGACCCAGCACGGGGAAGAAGCCTACGCCAGCGGCGAAGGGGCCATTCTGGTCCTCCCCGAGGCTTCCCCGCCCGCCCTCAAGCCCCTGGGAGGTGAGGCATGA
- a CDS encoding P-II family nitrogen regulator, with protein sequence MKLIVAIIRPEKLGEVLEALFRAEVRGLTLSRVQGHGGETEKVETYRGTTVKMELHEKVRLEIGVSEPFVQPTVEAILKAARTGEVGDGKVFVIPVEKVYRIRTGEEDEAAVTPVQ encoded by the coding sequence ATGAAGCTCATCGTGGCCATCATCCGCCCGGAGAAGCTCGGCGAGGTCCTGGAGGCCCTCTTCCGGGCCGAGGTGCGGGGGCTTACCCTAAGCCGGGTCCAGGGCCACGGCGGGGAAACGGAAAAGGTGGAAACCTACCGCGGCACCACGGTGAAGATGGAGCTCCACGAGAAGGTGCGCCTGGAAATCGGGGTTTCCGAGCCCTTCGTCCAACCCACCGTGGAGGCCATCCTGAAGGCCGCCCGCACCGGGGAGGTGGGGGACGGCAAGGTTTTCGTGATCCCCGTGGAGAAGGTCTACCGCATCCGCACCGGGGAAGAGGACGAGGCCGCCGTCACCCCGGTACAATAG
- a CDS encoding HrcA family transcriptional regulator, giving the protein MTARQRAILHLLVEEYIKTKAPVPSARLAEGLGLSPALARYELIALEEMGYLTKPHASAGRVPTRQGFRQYSLSLLPPKPLPESVQERLERALSGAKEPEAFLVKVAVGLSGYPALLRLRPRKTPKVLQVHLSPLGEGTLAVFVLEGGRVKEARLPLALSPERLREAEAVLAGPFSELPPPPRGLEDLFAHLARALNAGLSLSYREGLAEALKEPEAQNPGFLERLVQLYEAGGEEVLTPPGRVDVRVGEVEGLAQVQAGFAKGEWLGELTLIGPMRMRYPEALSVALGLTQVYTGVHAG; this is encoded by the coding sequence GTGACGGCGCGGCAGCGGGCCATCCTCCACCTCCTGGTGGAGGAGTACATCAAGACCAAAGCCCCGGTACCCTCGGCCAGGCTCGCCGAGGGGCTTGGGCTTTCCCCCGCCCTGGCCCGCTACGAGCTCATCGCCCTCGAGGAGATGGGCTACCTCACCAAGCCCCACGCCTCCGCCGGCCGCGTGCCCACCCGGCAGGGCTTTCGCCAATACTCCCTCTCCCTCCTCCCCCCCAAGCCCCTGCCCGAAAGCGTCCAGGAGCGCCTGGAGCGGGCCCTTTCCGGGGCCAAGGAGCCCGAGGCCTTCCTGGTGAAGGTGGCCGTGGGGCTTTCCGGCTACCCCGCCCTCCTCCGCCTCCGGCCGCGCAAGACCCCCAAGGTGCTCCAGGTCCACCTCTCTCCCCTAGGCGAGGGCACCTTGGCCGTCTTCGTCCTGGAAGGAGGGCGGGTGAAGGAGGCAAGGCTTCCCTTAGCCCTTTCCCCGGAGCGGCTTAGGGAGGCGGAGGCGGTCTTGGCGGGACCTTTTTCCGAGCTTCCCCCGCCACCCCGGGGCCTGGAAGACCTCTTCGCCCACCTCGCCCGGGCCCTGAACGCAGGGCTTTCCCTCTCCTACCGGGAAGGGCTGGCCGAGGCCCTAAAGGAGCCCGAGGCCCAAAACCCGGGCTTCTTGGAGCGCCTGGTGCAGCTCTACGAGGCCGGGGGGGAGGAGGTCCTCACCCCCCCGGGCCGGGTGGACGTGCGGGTGGGGGAGGTGGAGGGGCTTGCCCAGGTGCAGGCGGGCTTCGCCAAGGGGGAGTGGCTTGGGGAGCTCACCCTCATCGGCCCCATGCGCATGCGCTATCCCGAGGCCCTCTCCGTGGCCCTAGGCCTTACCCAGGTCTATACTGGGGTCCATGCGGGTTGA
- a CDS encoding molybdenum cofactor biosynthesis protein, whose amino-acid sequence MRVEVRLFALYREQAGQDRFPLDLPEGARVKEAKEAVERLFPGLSLSGGMAAVNQELAGAETPLKEGDEVAFLPPVSGGQDSFGLTEGPLDLKALVDWATAPEYGAVVSFLGTTRSPNRGEAVAYLEYEAYPEMAEKAMAQVIAEMRARWPLGRVALWHRLGRVDPGEASIAIVVSARHRKEAFAACAYAIDRVKQILPVWKKEYRPDGSFWVEGFAPEEHRL is encoded by the coding sequence ATGCGGGTTGAGGTAAGGCTTTTCGCCCTTTACCGGGAGCAGGCGGGGCAAGACCGCTTTCCCTTGGACCTCCCGGAAGGAGCCCGGGTGAAGGAGGCCAAGGAGGCCGTGGAGCGGCTCTTCCCCGGCCTTTCCCTCTCCGGGGGCATGGCAGCGGTGAACCAGGAGCTGGCCGGGGCGGAAACCCCCTTGAAGGAGGGGGACGAGGTGGCCTTCTTGCCCCCGGTGTCTGGGGGGCAGGACTCGTTTGGCCTCACGGAAGGCCCCTTGGACCTAAAGGCCCTGGTGGACTGGGCCACAGCCCCCGAGTACGGGGCGGTGGTGAGCTTCCTCGGCACCACCCGGAGCCCCAACCGGGGGGAGGCGGTGGCCTATTTGGAGTACGAGGCCTACCCCGAAATGGCGGAAAAGGCCATGGCCCAGGTCATCGCCGAGATGCGGGCCCGCTGGCCCCTAGGCCGGGTAGCCCTCTGGCACCGCCTGGGCCGGGTGGACCCGGGGGAGGCCTCCATCGCCATCGTGGTCTCGGCCCGGCACCGCAAGGAGGCCTTCGCCGCCTGCGCCTACGCCATAGATCGGGTGAAGCAGATCCTCCCCGTTTGGAAAAAGGAGTACCGCCCGGACGGGAGCTTCTGGGTGGAGGGCTTCGCCCCAGAGGAACACCGGCTTTGA
- the rlmN gene encoding 23S rRNA (adenine(2503)-C(2))-methyltransferase RlmN, giving the protein MTEGVLRPILDLPPEELPGEGFRKAQIAHWLYARGVRDFAEMTDLPKALREALAQAWRISEFSLVEAYPSKDGSVKYLFTLLDGKKTEAVYMPYPNRKTVCLSSMVGCPAGCTFCATGALGFGRNLTAAEILDQLLAIAHHQGISPREIRNVVLMGMGEPLLNLAQVLKAVRVMLHPKGLAMSPRRITLSTVGIPRGIYRLAEEDLGIRLALSLHAPDDETRRKIIPTAHRYPIAEIMEAVRHYYAKTKRRVTFEYTLLKGINDHPWQARLLARLLKGISAHVNLIPFNPWEGAPVGGTPKPGILAFAEELRRLGVPTSIRFSRGQDVGAACGQLALKAPKPLTFKLLPEGAGQ; this is encoded by the coding sequence ATGACCGAAGGGGTCCTCCGCCCCATCCTGGATTTGCCCCCAGAAGAGCTTCCGGGCGAGGGGTTTCGCAAGGCGCAGATCGCCCACTGGCTCTACGCCCGGGGGGTGCGGGACTTCGCCGAGATGACCGACCTGCCCAAAGCCCTGCGGGAAGCCTTGGCCCAGGCGTGGCGCATCTCGGAGTTCTCCCTGGTGGAGGCCTACCCGAGCAAGGACGGGAGCGTCAAGTATCTCTTCACCCTCCTGGACGGCAAGAAGACCGAGGCGGTCTACATGCCCTACCCCAACCGCAAGACCGTCTGCCTTTCCAGCATGGTGGGCTGCCCCGCCGGGTGCACCTTCTGCGCCACCGGGGCCTTGGGCTTTGGCCGCAACCTCACCGCGGCGGAAATTCTGGACCAACTCCTCGCCATCGCCCACCACCAGGGCATCTCCCCCCGGGAGATCCGCAACGTGGTCCTCATGGGTATGGGGGAACCCCTCTTAAACCTCGCCCAGGTCCTGAAGGCGGTGCGGGTCATGCTCCACCCCAAAGGCCTCGCCATGAGCCCGAGGCGCATCACCCTCTCCACCGTGGGCATCCCCCGGGGGATTTACCGCCTGGCGGAGGAGGACCTGGGAATACGGCTCGCCCTCTCCCTCCACGCCCCCGACGACGAGACGCGGCGGAAGATCATCCCCACGGCCCACCGCTACCCCATAGCCGAGATCATGGAGGCGGTGCGCCACTACTACGCCAAGACCAAGCGGCGGGTGACCTTTGAATACACCCTTCTTAAGGGCATCAACGACCACCCCTGGCAGGCGCGGCTTCTGGCCAGGCTCCTCAAGGGAATCAGCGCCCACGTGAACCTCATCCCCTTTAACCCCTGGGAAGGGGCCCCGGTGGGGGGAACGCCCAAGCCCGGGATTTTGGCCTTCGCCGAGGAACTCCGGCGCCTAGGGGTGCCCACCTCCATCCGCTTCAGCCGGGGGCAGGACGTGGGGGCGGCCTGCGGGCAGCTCGCCCTCAAAGCCCCCAAGCCCCTTACCTTTAAACTCCTTCCAGAAGGCGCCGGGCAATGA
- a CDS encoding acyl-CoA dehydrogenase family protein, whose amino-acid sequence MELWFEETGEERQVLGPFREFLKAEVAPGAAERDRTGAFPWDLVRKMAAFGVFGAVVPEAYGGAGLSTRLFARMVEEIAYYDGSLALTVASHNSLATGHILLAGDERQKETFLPKLASGELLGAWGLTEPGSGSDAAALKTRAEEVEGGFVLNGTKQFITQGSVAGVYVVMARTDPAPSPERKHLGISAFAFFRPEKGLRVGRKEEKLGLNASDTAQLLLEDLFVPKEGLLGERGKGFYDVLRVLDGGRIGIAAMAVGLGRAALDYALRYAKEREAFGRPIAEYEGVSFKLAEAATELEAARLLYLKAAALKDAGRPFALEAAQAKLFASEVAVRACDEAIQVLGGYGYIKDYPVERYWRDARLTRIGEGTSVILKLVIARRLLEGV is encoded by the coding sequence ATGGAGCTCTGGTTTGAGGAAACGGGGGAGGAGCGGCAGGTCCTAGGGCCTTTCCGGGAGTTCTTGAAGGCGGAGGTGGCCCCGGGGGCGGCGGAAAGGGACCGCACGGGGGCTTTCCCCTGGGACCTGGTGCGGAAGATGGCGGCCTTCGGCGTCTTCGGGGCGGTGGTGCCCGAGGCTTACGGGGGGGCGGGGCTTTCCACGCGCCTCTTCGCCCGCATGGTGGAGGAGATCGCCTACTACGATGGCTCCCTGGCCCTTACCGTGGCGAGCCACAACTCCTTGGCCACCGGGCACATCCTCCTGGCGGGGGACGAAAGGCAGAAGGAAACCTTCCTCCCCAAGCTGGCCTCGGGGGAGCTCTTGGGGGCCTGGGGCCTCACCGAGCCCGGCTCGGGCTCGGATGCGGCGGCCCTGAAGACCCGGGCGGAGGAGGTGGAAGGGGGCTTTGTCCTGAACGGCACCAAGCAGTTCATCACCCAGGGGAGCGTGGCCGGGGTTTACGTGGTCATGGCCCGCACCGACCCCGCTCCAAGCCCGGAGAGGAAGCACCTAGGCATTTCCGCCTTCGCCTTCTTCCGCCCCGAGAAGGGCCTAAGGGTAGGGCGCAAGGAGGAGAAGCTCGGCCTAAACGCCTCGGACACGGCGCAACTCCTCTTGGAGGACTTGTTCGTGCCCAAGGAGGGGCTTTTAGGGGAAAGGGGGAAGGGCTTTTACGATGTCCTCCGGGTCCTGGACGGGGGGCGGATTGGCATCGCCGCCATGGCCGTGGGTTTGGGGCGGGCCGCCTTGGACTACGCCCTAAGGTACGCCAAGGAGCGGGAGGCCTTCGGCCGGCCCATCGCCGAGTACGAGGGGGTTTCCTTCAAGCTGGCGGAGGCGGCCACGGAGCTGGAGGCGGCGCGGCTTCTCTACCTCAAGGCGGCGGCCCTCAAGGATGCAGGGCGGCCCTTTGCCCTCGAGGCCGCCCAGGCCAAGCTCTTCGCCAGCGAGGTGGCGGTGCGGGCCTGCGACGAGGCCATCCAGGTTCTTGGGGGCTACGGCTACATCAAGGACTACCCCGTGGAACGCTACTGGCGGGACGCCCGCCTGACCCGCATCGGGGAGGGGACGAGCGTGATTCTCAAGCTGGTCATTGCCCGGCGCCTTCTGGAAGGAGTTTAA